A region of the Burkholderia pyrrocinia genome:
CATGACGCTGCAGCCGGGCGACGTCATCACGACCGGCACGCCGCCGGGCGTCGGCATGGGCGTCAAGCCGTCGCCGGTGTTCCTGAAGGCCGGCCAGACGGTGCGCCTCGGGATCGAAGGGCTCGGCGAGCAGTTGCAGCACACGCGCGGCGCACAGTAACCGTACGAGCTGCGATCCTGTTACACGACCGCCGGCGGCGGTCGCCGGGAGCCGGACGCTGATGTGTCAAAACTAAGGGCCCGATTCTGCGCAATGCGGAATCGGGCCCTTGCCGTTTGTACGCGGTGTACGCGGGCTCGATCACACGACGTTGTCGAGTTCGCAATGTGCTTCGAGCCGATACCCGTCGGGATCGACGACGAACGCCGCGTAGTAGCCGGGACCGTAATGCTCGCGCTTGCCGGGCCCGCCGTTGTCCTGACCGCCGTGCTCGAGCGCGGCGCGGTAGAACGCGTCGACCTCGACGGGCGACGCGGCCTTGAACGACAGGTGCAGCCCCGATTCGGGATCGGCGGCGATGGGGCGGGCAGCGTGCTGCAACCACAGCTCCGGTTCGGTCGTGCCGTACCCGATGGAGCCGTCGTCGCTATACAGCCGCTTGTAGCCGAGCGCGCCGAGCGTGCTGTCGTAGAACGTGCGGCTGCGGCCGATGTGGGC
Encoded here:
- a CDS encoding VOC family protein: MIDHLSFGVAHIGRSRTFYDSTLGALGYKRLYSDDGSIGYGTTEPELWLQHAARPIAADPESGLHLSFKAASPVEVDAFYRAALEHGGQDNGGPGKREHYGPGYYAAFVVDPDGYRLEAHCELDNVV